In Nitrosophilus labii, the following proteins share a genomic window:
- a CDS encoding AAA family ATPase, giving the protein MNQKRTQTTQVSKKSKIIAVVSALLISAILVFAYLKDRADLIDYSTYKTLLKNDMIDSAEIGERYVYIKSGQNSYKIPKEMVELSKLYENTPVKIKENYSYVYDLVLLIIVAMFFGYLIFITKKREKEQTLIKHQINIAQPEIDDFSSKIKPIISDLRFKDVAGIEDVKEELQEIIEFLKNPKKFIDFGVRMPRGVLLIGPPGVGKTMIAKAVAGEANVPFFYQSGSAFVQIYVGMGAKRVRELFAKAKQMAPSIVFIDEIDAVGKARGGIRNDEREATLNQLLTEMDGFEDSSGVIVIAATNKIDMLDEALLRPGRFDRRIFVSLPNAKERAEILKVYLKKIPHFVDIEKLSKMTVGFSGAALASLVNEAALHTLRKGKKIVELSDFEEVRDKVLFGKRKILAFSEKEKDIQATYQAAKALSAYWYEIDFDKVSITGGGFKDVDKEIVSKHELLAKIKLFLSGYAAMGLFFNEEFSNAAEDLHRAKQLAEDMVTRYGMGERLMGDLSDVSTILDSQMNEIKEFLSSQNRRIVKIKELLLENEFVTYEDIKRVVDEIL; this is encoded by the coding sequence ATGAATCAAAAGAGGACGCAAACTACGCAAGTTTCTAAAAAGAGTAAAATAATAGCTGTTGTTTCGGCTCTATTGATAAGTGCAATTTTGGTTTTTGCGTATTTAAAAGATAGAGCCGATTTGATAGATTACTCTACTTATAAAACTCTTTTAAAAAACGATATGATCGATAGTGCAGAGATTGGCGAGCGATATGTCTATATAAAAAGCGGTCAAAATAGTTATAAAATACCTAAAGAGATGGTAGAACTATCAAAACTTTACGAAAATACTCCGGTTAAAATAAAAGAGAACTATTCTTATGTATATGATCTTGTTTTACTCATAATTGTCGCTATGTTTTTTGGATATCTTATATTTATTACAAAAAAAAGAGAAAAAGAACAAACTCTCATAAAACATCAGATAAATATAGCTCAGCCCGAGATAGACGACTTTTCTTCTAAAATAAAGCCTATAATTTCAGATTTAAGATTTAAAGATGTAGCTGGTATAGAAGATGTTAAAGAAGAGTTGCAAGAGATTATAGAGTTTTTAAAAAATCCAAAAAAATTTATAGATTTCGGTGTAAGAATGCCAAGAGGGGTTTTGCTTATAGGACCTCCTGGTGTCGGTAAAACTATGATAGCAAAAGCGGTAGCTGGTGAAGCAAACGTGCCTTTTTTTTATCAAAGCGGAAGCGCTTTTGTACAAATATATGTAGGTATGGGAGCAAAAAGAGTAAGAGAACTTTTTGCTAAAGCGAAGCAGATGGCGCCTTCTATAGTTTTCATAGATGAAATAGACGCTGTAGGGAAGGCTAGAGGAGGCATTAGAAACGATGAGAGAGAGGCTACGTTAAACCAGCTCTTAACTGAAATGGACGGTTTTGAAGATTCAAGCGGAGTTATAGTCATAGCAGCAACGAATAAGATAGATATGCTCGATGAAGCTCTTTTGAGACCTGGAAGATTTGATAGAAGAATTTTTGTAAGTCTTCCAAATGCCAAAGAGAGAGCGGAGATTTTGAAAGTTTATCTAAAAAAAATCCCACATTTTGTAGATATAGAAAAACTTTCTAAAATGACTGTTGGATTTAGCGGTGCGGCTTTAGCTAGTCTTGTTAACGAAGCGGCCCTTCATACATTAAGAAAAGGCAAAAAGATAGTTGAACTTAGTGATTTTGAAGAGGTCAGGGATAAGGTTTTATTTGGAAAAAGAAAGATTTTGGCTTTTAGCGAAAAGGAAAAAGATATTCAAGCAACATATCAGGCGGCAAAAGCTTTGAGCGCTTATTGGTATGAGATAGATTTTGATAAAGTTAGTATAACAGGCGGTGGATTTAAAGATGTAGATAAAGAGATAGTTTCAAAACATGAGCTTTTAGCTAAAATCAAACTCTTTTTATCAGGATATGCGGCAATGGGGCTTTTTTTCAATGAAGAGTTCTCAAATGCAGCAGAAGATCTCCATAGAGCCAAACAGTTAGCTGAAGATATGGTTACAAGATACGGTATGGGAGAGAGGTTGATGGGTGATTTGAGTGATGTTTCTACTATCTTAGATTCACAGATGAATGAGATAAAAGAGTTTTTGTCTTCTCAAAACAGACGTATAGTGAAGATTAAAGAGTTATTGTTGGAGAATGAATTTGTTACGTATGAAGATATAAAAAGAGTAGTGGATGAGATTTTATAG
- a CDS encoding S8 family serine peptidase, translating into MKMNKFKKYRKYIIILTIMTFFNGCGGGGDSDGADITTDTNQDSITFTETGVSGSVVFTLTDLNERTYEITNILANQCESEPITPVTFTLNKDVPEQTIDFSISFTNYCYTDSVTIYYDTITTFTSVDGNTYEKRESFTKTILNPVYDQSKVFKVNGDDPLYQYQWHLENRGQNIGVITPATPGEDINVTSVWNDGITGKGVTVAVIDEGVDIFHPDLKDNILTSLSYNYHTSTVNTTPVISSFSHGTAVAGLIAAKGWNGIGTRGVAPDANLISLNALEIFDGEVSDDGYSGAELQLVRLYDALTRNLEYVDIYNNSWGSPEITLDYNNYPNFNNQLNYGVIHGRGGKGAIYVKSAGNNRQICGLDVESCDNANFDQAQTSEYFIVVGAVNANGTVSSYSTPGSNILVSAPGGETQAPYLNLEEQMIVTTDLPGFSRGYDTVDPLATTVTHYDILGNENSDYTQRMNGTSSAAPIVSGTIALMLEANPNLTYRDVRIILARTARQVDPTNTGWKTNAAGLHFHNDYGFGVVDAKRAVDMAKTFVSVGGYSDLNTTTAIGVGAQAPNGYFESNATINESLYIENVFVSFDLNDTIQYYEIYTYTNIDGNFTSPLIALYPGENIIRISNNDANGTINSIVLKDENDFEIATIAQNVTDTYTGTFNIDLQGKYYFVADSNSTDWNITIESPKPFIKASNLEIVLVSPSGTESILVHAPNGLPEDQRYVDENLRFYSTQFMDEKSDGNWTLKLREIEGGTFTIDSWKLTIQGRPNL; encoded by the coding sequence ATGAAAATGAACAAATTTAAAAAATATAGAAAATATATTATAATATTGACTATTATGACTTTTTTTAATGGGTGTGGAGGCGGAGGAGATAGTGACGGTGCAGATATCACTACCGATACAAATCAAGATAGTATAACTTTTACAGAAACAGGAGTAAGCGGTAGTGTAGTATTTACATTGACTGACTTAAATGAGAGAACTTATGAAATCACTAATATTTTAGCAAATCAATGTGAAAGTGAACCGATAACTCCAGTTACTTTTACACTAAATAAAGACGTACCAGAACAAACTATCGATTTTAGCATCTCTTTTACTAACTATTGTTATACAGATAGTGTAACTATATATTACGATACGATAACTACTTTTACTTCAGTTGATGGAAATACGTATGAAAAGAGAGAATCTTTTACAAAAACCATTTTAAACCCTGTTTATGATCAAAGTAAAGTATTTAAAGTTAACGGAGATGATCCTCTTTATCAATATCAGTGGCATTTAGAAAATAGGGGACAAAATATTGGAGTCATTACACCAGCAACACCGGGAGAAGATATAAACGTAACTTCGGTTTGGAATGATGGGATTACTGGAAAAGGCGTTACTGTAGCAGTAATAGACGAAGGAGTTGATATTTTTCATCCCGATTTAAAAGATAATATTTTAACGTCACTTTCTTATAATTATCATACTAGTACAGTTAACACAACACCTGTAATTTCAAGTTTTTCACACGGAACTGCGGTTGCAGGACTCATAGCCGCCAAGGGATGGAACGGAATAGGCACAAGAGGCGTCGCACCTGATGCTAACTTGATCAGCTTAAACGCTTTGGAAATTTTCGATGGTGAAGTTAGTGACGATGGATATTCCGGAGCAGAACTTCAACTTGTTAGATTATATGACGCATTAACAAGAAATCTAGAATATGTTGATATTTACAACAATAGCTGGGGAAGTCCGGAAATAACTTTAGATTACAACAATTATCCCAATTTTAATAACCAATTAAACTATGGAGTGATTCACGGTAGAGGTGGAAAAGGGGCAATATACGTTAAATCTGCCGGTAACAATAGACAAATATGCGGTTTAGACGTAGAGTCGTGCGATAATGCCAATTTTGATCAAGCTCAAACGAGTGAATATTTTATAGTAGTAGGTGCCGTTAACGCAAATGGAACCGTATCTTCATACTCTACGCCAGGTTCAAATATCTTAGTTAGTGCACCAGGAGGTGAGACTCAAGCTCCATATTTAAACTTAGAAGAACAGATGATTGTTACAACGGATCTTCCTGGTTTTAGTAGAGGATACGATACTGTTGATCCTCTTGCAACTACAGTAACTCATTATGATATTTTAGGAAACGAAAACTCCGATTATACGCAAAGAATGAACGGAACATCTTCTGCTGCACCTATAGTTTCTGGTACTATTGCTTTAATGCTTGAAGCAAATCCAAATCTAACATATAGAGATGTTAGAATAATTTTAGCAAGAACAGCTAGACAAGTAGATCCTACAAATACTGGATGGAAAACAAATGCTGCAGGACTACATTTTCACAACGATTACGGTTTTGGCGTAGTTGATGCCAAAAGAGCAGTAGATATGGCTAAAACATTTGTTTCAGTAGGAGGATATTCTGATTTAAACACTACTACTGCTATAGGTGTTGGTGCACAAGCTCCAAATGGATATTTTGAAAGTAATGCTACAATCAACGAAAGTTTATATATTGAAAATGTTTTTGTGTCTTTTGATTTAAATGATACAATTCAGTATTATGAAATTTATACCTATACAAATATAGACGGCAATTTCACCTCTCCTTTAATAGCACTATATCCCGGTGAAAATATTATCAGAATTAGTAATAACGATGCAAACGGAACGATAAACTCTATTGTTTTAAAAGATGAAAACGATTTTGAAATCGCAACAATAGCTCAAAATGTAACCGATACATATACAGGAACATTCAATATTGACTTGCAAGGAAAATACTATTTTGTTGCAGATTCAAACTCTACAGATTGGAATATAACTATTGAATCTCCAAAGCCTTTTATAAAAGCTTCTAATTTGGAGATAGTTTTAGTTTCTCCAAGCGGTACAGAAAGTATATTGGTACATGCACCAAACGGCTTACCGGAAGACCAAAGATATGTGGATGAGAATCTAAGATTTTATTCTACACAATTTATGGATGAAAAAAGCGACGGTAATTGGACCTTAAAATTACGAGAAATTGAAGGCGGTACCTTTACTATAGACTCATGGAAATTAACTATTCAAGGTCGTCCTAATCTCTAA
- a CDS encoding dUTP diphosphatase, with translation MKEKILEMLQLQNELNNDTNGHDWRRDITKNGKVINWKRCIYMESAELIESFPWKHWKNIEGKIDIDNIKIELVDIWHFLMSYLLKFHNPIELTNMIANISSIKSDIKIPKKWSKEENHKIDQFLDIFEELMALALIKTDDVIYQEALLEQFFKACDSVGLEFKDLYRLYIGKNVLNQFRQDHGYKEGTYKKVWNDKEDNAIIQEILEKEDEINFDTLYKKLEEIYSSLS, from the coding sequence ATGAAAGAAAAAATATTGGAGATGCTGCAGTTACAAAATGAACTAAACAACGATACGAATGGTCATGATTGGAGAAGAGATATTACAAAGAATGGAAAAGTTATAAATTGGAAAAGATGTATCTATATGGAAAGTGCAGAGTTGATTGAGTCTTTTCCTTGGAAACACTGGAAAAATATAGAGGGAAAAATAGATATCGACAATATCAAAATAGAACTTGTTGACATCTGGCACTTTTTGATGAGCTATCTGTTAAAGTTTCATAATCCCATTGAACTAACAAATATGATAGCAAATATATCTTCTATAAAAAGTGATATTAAAATACCTAAAAAATGGAGTAAAGAAGAAAATCACAAAATAGACCAATTCTTAGATATTTTCGAGGAACTTATGGCTTTGGCATTGATTAAAACCGACGATGTGATATATCAAGAAGCTCTTTTAGAACAGTTTTTTAAAGCTTGTGACAGTGTCGGTTTAGAGTTTAAAGATCTATATAGACTCTACATCGGGAAAAACGTATTAAATCAGTTTAGACAAGATCATGGATATAAAGAGGGAACATATAAAAAAGTGTGGAACGACAAAGAAGATAACGCTATAATACAAGAAATTTTGGAAAAAGAAGATGAAATAAACTTTGATACTCTTTATAAAAAACTTGAGGAGATATACAGCTCTCTTAGCTGA
- the bioV gene encoding pimelyl-ACP methyl ester esterase BioV, translated as MRFYSGFCFKNEQELFADILKENDFSVAGFSKGAIEAFEYVKNSKSRVDTLILISPAFFQTKDEKFKKLQLISYRRDPKSYIKNFYKNVLYPLDFDIKKYEKVGTADELKRLLYYVWNENSLKEVKNRGINIEVYLGEKDKIVDSNEANDFFKRFGTVYFIKNVGHILKG; from the coding sequence ATGAGATTTTATAGTGGCTTTTGCTTTAAGAACGAACAAGAGCTATTTGCAGATATCTTAAAAGAAAATGATTTTTCAGTTGCTGGTTTTAGCAAGGGGGCAATAGAGGCTTTTGAGTATGTTAAAAACTCTAAAAGTAGAGTAGATACACTTATTTTGATATCGCCTGCCTTTTTTCAAACAAAAGATGAAAAATTTAAAAAGTTACAATTAATCTCTTATAGAAGAGATCCAAAAAGCTATATAAAAAATTTTTATAAAAACGTTCTTTATCCTTTAGATTTTGATATTAAAAAATATGAAAAAGTTGGGACCGCAGACGAGTTAAAGAGGCTTTTGTATTATGTTTGGAATGAAAATAGTTTGAAAGAGGTAAAAAATAGAGGAATAAATATAGAAGTTTATCTTGGCGAAAAAGATAAAATAGTAGATTCAAATGAAGCGAATGATTTTTTTAAAAGATTTGGCACAGTATACTTCATAAAAAATGTAGGACATATATTAAAAGGATAA
- the aroB gene encoding 3-dehydroquinate synthase produces MKIDIKLIKKEDKSYPIVIDNLPTIELKGKVAVITNPKISGLHLNYLLKNISAKELYIVTVPDGEEYKSFETLNFILDRLFDHQLDRKSTLIAFGGGVIGDMTGFAAAIFQRGIDFIQIPTTLLSQVDASVGGKTGINNRYGKNLIGVFHQPKAVYIDTHFLKTLPKREFAAGVAEIIKMAVTFDKEFFEWLKKNDLNLEENLKKAIKRSVEIKAEVVAKDEKESGIRAALNYGHTFAHVIENETNYKRYLHGEAVAIGIVMANALAVELGLMSKEDAKRIEDILKKYSLPTDYKIEDIDDFYEHFFLDKKSQNSKIKFILPKGIGDVVIKDDIDKDTVKRVLKMFK; encoded by the coding sequence ATGAAGATAGATATTAAACTTATAAAAAAAGAAGATAAAAGTTATCCTATTGTTATAGATAATTTACCTACAATCGAACTAAAAGGTAAAGTGGCAGTAATAACTAATCCAAAAATTTCGGGGTTACATTTAAACTACCTTTTAAAAAATATTAGTGCGAAAGAGTTGTATATCGTTACTGTTCCTGATGGAGAAGAGTATAAGAGTTTTGAGACTCTTAATTTTATCTTGGATAGACTTTTTGATCATCAGTTAGATAGAAAATCGACTTTAATAGCTTTTGGCGGAGGAGTTATAGGAGATATGACAGGATTTGCTGCCGCCATTTTTCAAAGAGGGATAGATTTTATACAGATTCCAACAACGCTGCTTTCTCAAGTAGATGCAAGTGTCGGAGGGAAAACGGGAATCAATAACAGATATGGTAAAAATCTTATAGGCGTTTTTCATCAGCCCAAAGCCGTCTATATAGATACCCATTTTTTAAAAACTTTACCAAAAAGAGAGTTTGCCGCAGGCGTAGCCGAAATAATTAAAATGGCCGTAACTTTTGATAAAGAGTTTTTTGAGTGGTTGAAAAAAAATGATCTAAATCTTGAAGAGAATTTGAAAAAGGCTATAAAAAGAAGCGTAGAGATAAAAGCCGAAGTCGTAGCTAAAGATGAAAAAGAATCAGGAATAAGAGCTGCTCTTAATTACGGGCATACATTTGCTCATGTTATAGAAAACGAAACAAATTATAAAAGATATCTTCACGGCGAAGCGGTCGCTATAGGTATTGTTATGGCCAATGCTTTAGCTGTTGAATTGGGTCTAATGAGTAAAGAAGATGCTAAGCGTATAGAGGATATTTTAAAAAAATACTCTTTACCAACCGATTATAAAATAGAAGATATAGATGACTTTTACGAGCACTTCTTTTTAGATAAAAAAAGTCAAAACAGTAAAATAAAATTTATTTTACCAAAAGGTATAGGAGATGTTGTAATAAAAGATGATATCGATAAAGATACCGTCAAAAGAGTTTTAAAGATGTTTAAGTAG
- the mog gene encoding molybdopterin adenylyltransferase yields MDKVKIGVITASDRASAGIYEDISGKAIMETMKDYLKNEFEIVYRCIPDEQKEIEKALIELCDIEKCALVVTTGGTGPAKRDVTPEATEAVCEKILPGFGELMRQVSLKYVPTAILSRQTAGIRGNSLIINLPGKPKSIRECLDAVFPAVPYCIDLIEGPYIETNEEVIKAFRPKK; encoded by the coding sequence ATGGATAAGGTAAAGATAGGCGTTATAACGGCAAGTGATAGAGCAAGCGCTGGAATTTACGAAGATATTAGCGGAAAAGCGATAATGGAAACGATGAAAGATTATCTCAAAAACGAATTTGAGATAGTTTACAGATGTATTCCCGATGAGCAAAAAGAGATAGAAAAGGCGCTAATTGAGTTATGTGATATAGAAAAATGTGCTTTGGTTGTAACCACTGGGGGAACGGGACCTGCAAAGAGGGATGTGACACCAGAAGCTACAGAGGCTGTTTGTGAGAAGATTTTGCCGGGTTTTGGTGAACTTATGAGACAAGTTAGTTTAAAATATGTTCCTACGGCAATACTATCAAGACAGACAGCGGGTATAAGAGGAAATTCTCTAATAATAAATCTTCCAGGTAAACCAAAATCAATTAGAGAGTGTTTGGATGCAGTTTTTCCAGCGGTACCATACTGTATAGATCTCATAGAGGGGCCTTATATAGAGACTAATGAAGAGGTTATAAAGGCTTTTAGACCTAAAAAATAG
- a CDS encoding mechanosensitive ion channel domain-containing protein — translation MKQWIYTLFSIFFAIFLYAQDSDSLNDNNKTSDDKNISTVNLEQIKSLDIKLSLINKELQDDIWTRKYSNYITYHKLLTELNKIEKKIKRAKKYKKYRKNLDDLIEQKKIIESQLSLLKDYKESPFSELLKPEEIPEPPSVTNPVAIIEAFSYIKQVNSKSSYYKNMLEEIKRVLTLLKEKKRLMEEKYKLLKTPELQKELKVLTSEIEDFASAVKTAEKTINVYEKRVEEVVFKVTEDIKRQTEKAGEIFAIVLVLLILNLMIKWAIRRYIKDSERFYMANKAINFTFATVVIFILLFAYLENVSYIVTILGFASAGIAIAMKDMFMSILGWTVIVFGGSIHVGDRIKVKKEGLVYVGDVVDISLLRITILEDVTLTSYLENRRSGRIIFVPNNYIFTDLIANYTHAGLKTVWDGIDINITFDSNHKKAAHIAKEVARKYAKGYIDITRKQLNRLRSSYHLKNTNVDTRVYTFIEEYGIRVSVWYMTNSYATLTLRSTISAEIIEAYMREDDIKIAYPTQTIALTKDNKSIINSPKIEEGQNS, via the coding sequence ATGAAACAATGGATTTACACTCTTTTTTCGATATTTTTTGCGATATTTCTTTATGCACAAGATAGTGATTCTTTAAATGATAATAACAAGACGTCAGATGACAAAAACATTTCGACTGTAAATCTAGAACAAATCAAATCTTTAGATATAAAGTTATCTTTAATCAATAAAGAACTTCAAGACGATATTTGGACTAGGAAATACTCCAACTATATTACATACCATAAGCTTTTAACGGAACTCAACAAAATAGAAAAAAAGATTAAAAGAGCAAAAAAGTATAAAAAATATAGAAAAAATTTAGATGATCTAATAGAACAAAAAAAGATCATAGAAAGCCAACTCTCTTTACTTAAAGATTATAAAGAGTCCCCTTTTAGTGAGCTTTTAAAACCTGAAGAGATTCCAGAACCGCCATCGGTTACTAATCCTGTAGCTATTATTGAAGCTTTCTCTTATATCAAGCAGGTAAATTCAAAAAGTTCATATTATAAAAATATGTTGGAAGAGATTAAACGCGTTTTGACTCTTTTAAAAGAGAAAAAACGGTTAATGGAGGAAAAATATAAGCTTTTAAAAACTCCGGAACTTCAAAAAGAGCTGAAAGTTTTAACCTCTGAGATTGAAGATTTTGCAAGTGCCGTTAAAACTGCCGAAAAGACTATCAATGTTTATGAAAAACGTGTTGAAGAGGTAGTTTTTAAAGTTACTGAAGATATTAAAAGGCAGACAGAAAAGGCTGGAGAGATTTTTGCCATCGTTTTGGTTTTGCTTATTTTGAACTTGATGATAAAATGGGCAATTAGGAGATATATAAAAGATAGCGAAAGATTTTATATGGCTAACAAAGCCATAAATTTTACTTTTGCTACCGTAGTTATCTTTATACTTCTTTTTGCATATCTAGAAAACGTTTCATATATCGTTACGATTTTGGGTTTTGCTTCTGCTGGTATTGCAATTGCCATGAAGGATATGTTTATGAGCATTCTTGGTTGGACAGTTATAGTTTTTGGAGGCTCTATCCATGTAGGCGATAGAATAAAAGTAAAAAAAGAGGGGTTGGTTTATGTTGGAGATGTAGTTGATATCTCTTTGCTTAGAATAACTATTTTAGAGGATGTTACTCTTACCTCTTATCTTGAAAATAGAAGGTCTGGTAGAATCATTTTCGTTCCCAATAACTATATCTTTACAGACCTTATAGCAAACTATACCCATGCCGGTCTAAAAACTGTCTGGGACGGAATCGATATAAACATAACTTTTGACTCAAATCACAAAAAAGCGGCTCATATAGCCAAAGAGGTTGCTAGAAAATACGCAAAAGGATATATAGACATAACTAGAAAACAGTTAAATAGATTACGAAGTTCTTACCATTTAAAAAATACAAATGTAGATACTAGAGTTTATACTTTCATAGAAGAGTATGGGATAAGGGTTAGTGTATGGTATATGACCAATTCATATGCTACTTTGACCTTAAGAAGCACTATCTCAGCAGAGATAATTGAAGCTTATATGAGAGAGGATGATATAAAAATCGCTTATCCTACTCAAACGATTGCCTTGACAAAAGATAATAAAAGTATTATAAATAGTCCAAAAATTGAAGAAGGACAAAATAGTTGA
- the mtaB gene encoding tRNA (N(6)-L-threonylcarbamoyladenosine(37)-C(2))-methylthiotransferase MtaB, with protein MKRVFFKTFGCRTNQFDTQVMISKLKDYIITQNEKDADIIVVNSCTVTNSADSGVRNYINKITRDTDAKVYLTGCGAFTKGEELFKSKKVSGVFGHSEKERVAELIKKEDFFELGDLKHIDKTVVEQFVGKSRAFIKIQEGCDFRCSYCIIPYVRGDARSHPEEVIVEQVTRLAANGFGEFILTGTNVGSYGKDIGSSLAKLLKRLSFIRGVRRIRIGSIEPIQITDEFKELLKEPWMAKHLHIALQYTDDRMLEIMNRRNRVSEDLKLFEEIASYGYALGTDFIVGHPGESDEIFESAVENLKKFPLTHIHLFSYSKRDGTPSAKMMEEVRGDVAKKRQKIIKEIVDRKNFEFRNKKNPLQVLIEGKKGDYFTGLDQFFNKIYIKSDLDLKGNWIEVSEYESKEDANYASF; from the coding sequence TTGAAAAGGGTGTTTTTTAAAACTTTCGGTTGTAGAACAAATCAGTTCGATACTCAAGTTATGATATCAAAACTTAAAGATTATATCATTACCCAAAACGAAAAAGATGCAGATATTATAGTTGTGAATTCCTGTACCGTTACAAATTCGGCTGATAGTGGCGTTAGAAACTATATAAACAAGATAACAAGAGATACGGACGCAAAAGTGTATCTAACGGGGTGTGGGGCTTTTACAAAAGGCGAAGAGCTTTTTAAAAGCAAAAAAGTTTCCGGAGTTTTTGGTCATTCTGAAAAGGAGAGGGTAGCCGAACTTATAAAAAAAGAGGATTTTTTTGAACTAGGAGATCTAAAACATATAGACAAAACAGTTGTTGAACAGTTTGTCGGCAAAAGCAGAGCATTCATAAAAATACAAGAAGGGTGTGACTTTAGGTGCAGTTACTGTATAATTCCTTATGTTAGAGGAGATGCAAGAAGCCATCCTGAAGAAGTTATAGTTGAACAGGTAACAAGACTTGCCGCAAACGGTTTTGGAGAGTTTATACTTACAGGAACAAACGTTGGAAGCTACGGAAAAGATATCGGTTCATCTTTAGCAAAACTTTTAAAAAGACTCTCTTTTATAAGAGGAGTTAGAAGAATAAGAATAGGTTCAATCGAGCCTATACAGATAACTGATGAGTTTAAAGAGCTTTTAAAAGAGCCATGGATGGCAAAACATCTGCATATCGCTTTGCAATATACGGATGATAGAATGCTTGAAATTATGAATAGAAGAAATAGAGTTTCAGAAGATTTGAAACTTTTTGAAGAGATTGCTTCTTACGGTTATGCTCTAGGAACCGACTTTATAGTAGGACATCCCGGTGAGAGTGATGAGATTTTTGAAAGTGCCGTGGAAAATCTAAAAAAGTTTCCTTTAACTCATATACATCTTTTTAGTTACAGTAAGCGTGATGGAACACCTTCAGCTAAAATGATGGAGGAGGTCAGAGGTGATGTGGCAAAAAAGAGGCAAAAAATCATTAAAGAGATTGTTGATAGGAAAAATTTCGAATTTAGAAATAAAAAAAATCCATTGCAAGTTTTGATAGAGGGTAAAAAAGGCGATTATTTTACAGGGCTGGATCAATTTTTCAATAAAATCTATATAAAAAGTGACCTTGATCTTAAAGGTAATTGGATAGAAGTGAGTGAATATGAATCAAAAGAGGACGCAAACTACGCAAGTTTCTAA